A stretch of DNA from Cellulomonas xiejunii:
GAGGGCCAGGACGCCGGCGCCCGCCGCGCGCCGTCACGCGCGGCAGGTCAGAGGTACTGACCGGTGCTCGTGACGTTCTCGATGGTCCGCGAGGCGTCGACGCCCTTCTTGCCCTGCACGATCGTGCGGATGAACACGATCCGCTCGCCCTTCTTGCCGGAGATCCGCGCCCAGTCGTCGGGGTTGGTCGTGTTCGGCAGGTCCTCGTTCTCCTTGAACTCGTCGACGCAGGCCGACAGCAGGTGGTCGACCCGGATGCCGCGCTGACCGGTGGAGAGCAGGTCCTTGATCGCCGACTTCTTCGCGCGGTCGACGACGTTCTGGATCATCGCGCCGGAGTTGAAGTCCTTGAAGAACAGGACCTCCTTGTCACCGCTGGCGTACGTGACCTCGAGGAACCGGTTCTCGTCGGCCTCCGAGTACATGCGCTCGACGACCCGCGAGATCATGGCCTCCACGGCGGCCTGTCCCGAGCCGCCGTGCTCGGCGAGGTCGTCCCCGTGGATCGGCAGGTCCGGCGTCAGGTACTTCGCGAAGATCTCCCGCGCGCCCTCGGCGTCGGGCCGCTCGATCTTGATCTTCACGTCCAGCCGCCCGGGCCGCAGGATCGCGGGGTCGATCATGTCCTCGCGGTTCGACGCCCCGATCACGATGACGTTGTCGAGACGCTCGACGCCGTCGATCTCCGAGAGCAGCTGCGGCACGATCGTCGTCTCGACGTCGCTGGAGACACCCGTGCCGCGCGTCCGGAACAGCGACTCCATCTCGTCGAAGAAGACGACGACGGGGTGGCCCTGCGACGCCTTCTCGCGCGCCCGGGCAAAGATGAGGCGGATGTGCCGCTCCGTCTCACCCACGTACTTGTTGAGCAGCTCGGGGCCCTTGACGTTGAGGAAGAACGAGCGGGCGTCGGCGGCGTCCTCGCCACGCGCCGATGCGGCGGTCGCCGCGAGCGAGTTCGCGACGGCCTTCGCGATGAGCGTCTTGCCGCACCCGGGAGGGCCGTACAGGAGCACACCCTTGGGCGGCTTGAGCCCGTGCTCGCGGAACAGCTCGGGGTGCAGGAACGGCAGCTCGACGGCGTCGCGGATCGCCTCGATCTGCGGTCCGAGGCCACCGATGTCGGTGTAGTCGATGTCCGGGACCTCCTCGAGGACCAGCTCCTCGACCTCGGCCCGCGGGATGACCTCGAACACGAACCCGCTGCGCGCGTCGATCGTCAGCGCGTCGCCCACGCGCACGCCGCCGTCGGCGACCTGACCGGCGAACCGGACGACCCGCTCCTCGTCACCGCGCCCGACGACGAGCGCACGGCCCTCGCCCAGCATCTCCTTGACGGTGACGATCTCGCCGACCTTCTCGTAGCCGCCGGCCTCGACGACCGTGAGTGCCTCGTTGAGCATGACCTCCTGGCCGGGACGCAGGTGGTGCACGTCGAGGGTCGGGCTCGCGCCGACGTGCATCTTGCGGCCCGCGGAGACGATGTCGACCGAGCCGTCCTCGCGCGCACCGAGGAACGTCGCGTACGTCCCCGGCGGCTTGGCGAGGTCGTCCACCTGCCGCTTCAGCTCGAGGATCTGCTCACGCGCCGCGACCAGGGCCTCGCTGAGCCGTTCGTTCTTCGCGGCGAGCACCGCCAGCTCGCGTTGCAGGTCACGTCCAGGGGCAACGGGTTCGGTCATGTGATCGGCCTCCGTTCCGCGTCGCGGTGCACCGTCGTGCGGTCCACCGTGCACGTCGCTGTGCCTGCTGGTCAGACGACCCTAACCGCCCGTGTCAACACTCCGCGCGGGCCGCGCCGCGTGCGGCGGCAGCGTCCCGCACCGTGGACACCCACCGTGCTGCGGCACGGTGCGGGCGCACCTGCGGGTCACTCACCCGTGGCAGGCCCCTGCGGGCCGAGGTCCTCGGGCGCGACGTGGAGCTCGCGGCGGGCCCGGCGGATCTTCTTGGCCGACGTCTCGCGCTCCCCCATCGCCTCGGGCGACCACAGCTCGGTGTCGGTGGCGGGCGCGCCGTCCTCGGCGACCGGGTACGAGCCCTTCGCGGGGCGCCGCTTGCGGTGCGGCGGCTCGACCCCGTCGGCGAGGCGGCGGGTCGTCAGGAGGAACCCGGTGTGCCCGATCATGCGGTGCTGCGGACGGACCGCGAGCCCTTCCAGGTGCCACCCGCGGACCATGGACTCCCACGCCTCGGGCTCGGTGTAGCGGCCGTCGCTGCGCACGTCCTCGGCCAGGCGGGACAGCTGCGTCGTCGTCGCGACGTAGCAGACCAGCACCCCACCCGGCGCGAGGGCGTCGGCCACCACGTCGAGGTTCTCCCACGGGGCCAGCATGTCGAGCACGACGCGGTCGACCTCGCCGGGGCCGGCAGCCGTCGGCAGGACGTCGGCGAGGTCGCCGAGGCGCAGGTCCCACGCGGGGTGGGGACCGCCGAAGAACGACTCGACGTTGCCCCGGGCGATCGCCGCGAAGTCCTCGCGCCGCTCGATCGACAC
This window harbors:
- a CDS encoding tRNA (adenine-N1)-methyltransferase, producing the protein MTTHDAAAPAPTGAAQRRGPFRAGERVQLTDPKGRLHTITLQPDGNFHTHRGYLRHSELIGASEGVVVQNTSGIEYLALRPLLADHVLSMPRGAAVVYPKDAGQIVTMGDVFPGATVVEAGVGSGGLTLSLLRAVGDAGRLVSIERREDFAAIARGNVESFFGGPHPAWDLRLGDLADVLPTAAGPGEVDRVVLDMLAPWENLDVVADALAPGGVLVCYVATTTQLSRLAEDVRSDGRYTEPEAWESMVRGWHLEGLAVRPQHRMIGHTGFLLTTRRLADGVEPPHRKRRPAKGSYPVAEDGAPATDTELWSPEAMGERETSAKKIRRARRELHVAPEDLGPQGPATGE
- the arc gene encoding proteasome ATPase, translating into MTEPVAPGRDLQRELAVLAAKNERLSEALVAAREQILELKRQVDDLAKPPGTYATFLGAREDGSVDIVSAGRKMHVGASPTLDVHHLRPGQEVMLNEALTVVEAGGYEKVGEIVTVKEMLGEGRALVVGRGDEERVVRFAGQVADGGVRVGDALTIDARSGFVFEVIPRAEVEELVLEEVPDIDYTDIGGLGPQIEAIRDAVELPFLHPELFREHGLKPPKGVLLYGPPGCGKTLIAKAVANSLAATAASARGEDAADARSFFLNVKGPELLNKYVGETERHIRLIFARAREKASQGHPVVVFFDEMESLFRTRGTGVSSDVETTIVPQLLSEIDGVERLDNVIVIGASNREDMIDPAILRPGRLDVKIKIERPDAEGAREIFAKYLTPDLPIHGDDLAEHGGSGQAAVEAMISRVVERMYSEADENRFLEVTYASGDKEVLFFKDFNSGAMIQNVVDRAKKSAIKDLLSTGQRGIRVDHLLSACVDEFKENEDLPNTTNPDDWARISGKKGERIVFIRTIVQGKKGVDASRTIENVTSTGQYL